Proteins encoded by one window of Chanos chanos chromosome 7, fChaCha1.1, whole genome shotgun sequence:
- the LOC115816311 gene encoding butyrophilin subfamily 1 member A1-like: MSEEEPIQLAWACLTSTERLRQMRVGECLYREQTVHFFTTSSCPHYLLLTTCWLIQPLPVPGHPWSHIAPDFVTGLPPSHGDTVILTIVDRFSIAVHFVALPKLPTGQETTYFLTHYVFRLHVVGTQPVISMEGYSIGKGVSLLCESNDWWPEAEVVWLDNDGNLLPAEDTETLRDPERFHVKKRVTVQDSNTNRFYCRIMLRDHMKETEIVISNQFQVVGPDGPLLVGAGEDLILPCSLKPNISAVDMTVEWFKLPTSDSLVHLYENGVDRSEDQIQSYRGRTSLFKDELQKGNTSLKLSRVKVSDEGEYKCLIRSERWYDDVTVQVNVEAIGTYPVISMEGYNIGKGLSLLCEIKGWNPEPEVLWLDSDGNLLPAEDTETLRDSERFHVQKRVTVQDSNTNRFYCRVILRDHMKEAETVISILTHTFRSTFPAFSTVKVTLDPDTAHPLLILSEDCKQVTHEDTWQDLPDNPKRFQCWYCVLGKEGFSSGKFYYEVQVSGKSHWALGVARASVERVNPIKWCPENGFWTVGLWDESEYVAVFGPSIFHSLKQKPQKVGVFVDYKEGLVSFYNVEAMSHIYSYTGQIFNEEIYPFFDPWHNYGSKNSAPLIITL, from the exons ATGTCGGAAGAAGAACCCATACAGCTGGCCTGGGCATGCCTAACCTCCACTGAACGGCTTCGGCAGATGAGGGTGGGTGAATGTCTCTACCGCGAACAGACTGTCCATTTCttcaccacctcctcctgcCCCCACTA CCTCCTGCTGACCACCTGCTGGTTGATCCAACCCCTACCTGTCCCTGGTCACCCTTGGTCTCACATTGCCCCGGATTTCGTCACTGGTCTACCACCTTCTCATGGTGACACTGTTATACTCACCATAGTGGATCGATTTTCCATAGCTGTTCACTTTGTGGCACTTCCCAAACTCCCAACTGGCCAGGAAACCACATATTTCCTCACCCATTACGTCTTCCGTCTTCATG TTGTGGGAACCCAGCCAGTGATCTCTATGGAGGGCTACAGTATTGGTAAAGGGGTCAGTCTACTGTGTGAATCAAATGACTGGTGGCCTGAAGCTGAAGTTGTGTGGCTGGACAATGATGGAAACCTTCTCCCTGctgaagatacagagacactcagagaccCAGAAAGATTCCATGTTAAAAAACGTGTCactgtacaggacagtaacaccaacagGTTCTACTGTAGAATAATGCTGAGGGACCATATGAAGGAGACGGAGATTGTTATATCAA atcagtttcaggttgttggtccagATGGTCCTCTTCTTGTTGGAGCTGGTGAAGATCtgattctgccctgttctctcaaacccaacatcagtgctgtggacatgacagtggagtggtttaAACTTCCCACATCAGACTCACTGGTGCATTTATATGAAAATGGCGTCGACAGGAGTGAAGATCAAATTCAGTCTTACAGAGGGaggacatcactgtttaaagatgaactacagaaaggcaacacttcattaaaactctccagagtgaaAGTCTCTGATGAGGGagaatacaaatgtttaatCCGATCTGAACGCTGGTATGATGATGTTACTGTTCAAGTCAATGTTGAAG CTATAGGCACCTACCCAGTGATCTCTATGGAGGGCTACAATATTGGTAAAGGACTCAGTCTTCTGTGTGAAATTAAAGGCTGGAACCCTGAACCTGAAGTTCTGTGGCTGGACAGTGATGGAAACCTTCTCCCTGctgaagatacagagacactcagagactCAGAAAGATTCCATGTTCAAAAACGTGTCactgtacaggacagtaacaccaacagGTTCTACTGCAGAGTAATACTGAGAGACCATATGAAGGAGGCAGAAACTGTTATATCAA tattaacacacacatttagatcAACATTCCCTGCATTTTCCACAGTGAAagtgactctggatcctgatacagctcatccactactcatcctgtctgaggattgTAAACAAGTGACTCATGAGGACACATGGCAGgatctccctgacaacccaaAGAGGTTTCAGTGTTGGTACTGtgtcctgggaaaggaggggttctcTTCAGGGaaattttactatgaggtgcaGGTCAGCGGGAAATCTCACTGGGCTTTAGGAGTGGCCAGAGCGTCAGTAGAGAGGGTGAATCCTATTAAATGGTGCCCTGAGAATGGATTCTGGACTGTGGGTCTGTGGGATGAGAGTGAGTATGTGGCTGTTTTTGGTCCCTCtatctttcattctctgaaacagaaaccccagaaggtgggggtgtttgtggattataaggagggtctggtctccttttataATGTGGAGGCCATGTCTCATATCTACTCTTACACTGGTCAGATTTTCAATGAGGAAATTTATCCATTCTTCGACCCATGGCATAAttatggaagcaaaaactctgCTCCACTGATCATCACTCtttaa